Sequence from the Aquimarina sp. Aq107 genome:
TAAGATACTATGTTCGATGTCATCCAAACTATATCGAACATCTTTTGATTTAAATGCTTTACGTTTCCATGGGTTTTCTATCTGATTTATGGATGCTATAGGATATTCATCAATAATCATTTTCATGACAGTAGCATTGTACACATTAAGCCAGTAAGCTAACTTTTCTTCTTTACTCCAATGATCTTCTGGAGAAATATTTTGTAGATATCTAAAGTATTTATAAAATACTAATACGTCATTTGTGACACCATCATAATCAACTAAGCCTTCGTCGGTAACGTTAAGAACCAGAATCTGATCCCATGCGTTATGATCGACAATTTCTTGTGAATTGATGTTAAAAAATGACAATGAAATTAAAAAAAATAAAGGGGTTTTAAGAGCTTTCATCTTGAGGTTATTTTAGGGGTTTTTTTTGTTAGTAGATAGATAAGTTACCTAAAAATTAGACTAAAAACAGATTTTTTATCTAAAAATTCGATGAAATACACGTAATTTCTTACAAATTATTGTAAGATTGTAACTACATTACTGTAAAACCATTAACATAACATTATTAAAATTTAACAATTTGTGTTTTTTGTAATTTTCCCCAAATATAATTTAGGCTCCATTATGACTTATACACCAGTTCAGAATTTTTGCTATGTTTTTGGCATCATCAATTCCTCTGTGATGGGTTCCTTCTAAAGGGATATTTAGGATCTCTAATGCTCCATTCATTCCAACTTTTTTCTGAAGATCTTTTGTCTTAATAAAAAGCTCTTTTACATTGATATGATTTTGAGATAATGGATATTCTATTTCTCTAAAACTACATTGTTTTTTCATCATATTTAAATCATATTGGCCATAACTTGCCCAGGTACGTTGGTGTCCCTGATATTTATTTCTCACAATTTTACAAGCTTCAGTAAATGAAATACCTTCTTTATCTAATAGGTCTTGCGTAATCGTAGTTAATTCTGTGCAGAAAGGACTCACTTCGGATCGTTCTGGTTTGATGAGAATTCCGTCATTTTCTGAAATTTCTCCGGTTTCTGTATTCAATAAACAGATACCTATCTCTATGATTTCATGTATTTGTCCTTTTGGTATTGGACCATTCCAGCATGTTGCTTCTAGGTCAATGATTATGATTGTATTTGTTGTTTTCATTTAGGTCTTTATAATTAAAGACCTTACAGTCTGCTGTTACAGATGGTAAGGTCCGGTTATTTTTAATTTTTCGGAATTGTTACTAATTCTTCTCTATCTAAAGGATCAATGTTTTGATCTAATAGTTTGATTGTAGCCTGTACTGCCCAACATTTGTCACTAGAATGGATATTAGAATATAAACCTAATAAATAAGACGGTTCTACGATCGTCCATCCTTTTGTATTACGAACTGGAATGTTCGCTTTTACAAAAAAGTCAATCGTGATTCTTACCGATTTTTCATCTTCTATGATCACGGTTTTTTCGTACCGTCTAAAGTTCTCATCACTTGGTAATTTATCATATCGCGTCCATACTTTTTGGAAATCATTCTCCAGTAATATGTTCATTACCTCCGCTACATTTTTTGGATCAACAAAAAGATCAATATCCTTATGATCGTGCGCATGTTTATATTCTGCATGTCCTACAGGTGATAGAAAATGCCAAGCCCAACCTCCAGAAAGTATTACTAATTCTTTTAATGGAGCTAGTACAGCTAACGCATATTGGATTCTATAGCTCGGCCATAGTTCTCCATATCTTTTTTTGTTGTGTGGCGCTCCCATATGTTTCGATTTTTTAGACCTGTCAGGTTTTTAAAACCTGACAGGTCTGGTTATATTATTTCTTTTTCTTCTTTGCCTTTTTAGAAGATTTCTTGGTATTCTTACCTTTTTTCTTCTTCTTTTTTGGCATTTTATCTTTGATTCTTTTTTCATCGCCTTCAATATCGCTTATGAAATAGTTGTTATAAGCATATATTTTAGCATTTTTTAGAACTTTGAGCGCTGCTTTGTATTCTTGTTTTTGTTCAAAAAGGATTCCTTTTTTTAAATATAATACAGCTTTATCTGTTCCTTTTAGCGTCAAAGCAAAATCAATTAGTTTTTCTGCTTCGTCATAATCTTCATTCCATAGTAAGACATTGATATATTTAGGATATACATCCAATGCATACATGTCTTCTGCTAGTGCCTGTTGGTAATACTCTTTTGCAGTTTCATAGTTTCTTAGGTTTTCTGCATAGATTTGCCCCATTAAGCATAGTGCTACTGGATTTTTTTCATCATATGACAATGCGTAGTTTAATGATTCTACGGCTTCTTCCAAGTTATATGGATATGCATCCAATGCCTGAAATAGGTATTTGTCTAGTAAATTTCCCATGATCTTAATTTTTTAATTCGTTGCGTAAATCTTTTTTTAATTGTTGTCGATTGGACGCATACGATTGTTTTTTATGTTCCTTTTTAAAATCAGTACCCTTAAAAACTCTAATTGGGTTACCACGCTGTATATTCAAGTGATTTTCCCATTGATCAGATAATGATTTTTGTAATTTGGTAAGCTGACTTTGATTTACTTTTTCTTTTAATCGTTCTATTGCGATTTTTTTATTTTGATGTTGTGATCTACTGTCCATAACTACTACCTGATCACCTGTAGGATGATAGGTAGCACGAACGGCAGAATTTACTTTGTTTACATTTTGACCACCAGGACCTGAACTCCGCATTGCCTGAAAAGAAATGTCTTTTTCTTTTATAGCTATGGTTTGTTCCTGTTTTACTTCATACATCCCGATAAACCAGTTTTTTCGTTTATGATGCTTCCTAAATTTAGAAGTACCAATCCATTGAATGGTTCCTATCCAGTTTCCTAAAAAATGGTCTATTTCTTTTCCCTTTAATTGTATGGTCGCAGATTGTACGGTTCCATTTTCAGTACCTTGTTCTCGCTGCAGTATGCTGTATGTATATCCGCTATTTTTAATTTCTTCCAGAAATAGTTTCAATACCTGAGCTACAACCCAGCCACATTCTGCAGGTCCTCTTCCGGCCGTTATTTGAATTATTTTAGTTTTCATTATTTCTTTTCTTTTTTAAACATTGAGGAGTTTTTTGATTCATTAAACTCCTCAATATTTTACTTATCCATTCGCACGATTTTTGGTGTAAATGTTCCTACTACCTCAACTAATTCTTGTTGATTAGCCATTACTTTAGTAATATCCTTGTAAGCCATAGGTGCTTCATCAATTCCTCCACCAATTAGTGTAACATCATTTACTTTTAATTCTTTTTTAATATCACTCTTGGTAAATTTCTCTTTACACTTTCTTCTGGAATGTAATCTTCCAGCTCCGTGTGATGCAGATTGCAAACTTTCTGGGTTTCCTAATCCTCTCACTATAAATCCTAGAGCTGTCATAGATCCCGGAATAATTCCTAGCTCGCCTTTTGCAGCAGGAGTAGCTCCTTTTCTATGCACGATACACTCCTCGCCGTTTACTTCTTGTTTCCAAGCAAAATTGTGATGATTTTCAATTTTTACAACCGGTCGTGATCCCAATAATTTTCCGATTCTGGCATGAATATCATCGTGACATGCTTGCGCATAATCTCCAGCAAGATTCATTGCTAACCAATATTCCTGACCATCGTGCGTATTTAGATCTAACCAAGCTAATTGTTGTACGTGCTTTGGCAATGGACATTGTTTGGTTGCTAAATAAGTATAGTGTTTTGCAATATTGGCTCCCAATCCTCTGGAACCACTATGTGATAGCACACCTATATACGTACCTACATCCAATCCCCATTCATTTTCTGTATCTGTAATAGCTACAGTTCCAAATTCTACAAAATGATTACCACCACCAGATGTTCCCAATTGTTTATATGCTTTGTCTTTCAATCTTTTTACTAGAGGTATGTTCTTAAACTCTTCTCTTTCAAAGATTTCATGATCATGCTTTATTTTATGGGTTTCATACATCCCGAATTTGGTGTGCTCAGACAATATGTTTTCCAATTGATGCTTTTTCCCTTTTAAATAGGAGATAGCAATCGGATAAATTGTTAGACACATTCTACATCCGATATCTACTCCAACTCCGTATGGAATCACTGCATTTTTTGTGGCAAGCACTCCGCCAATAGGCAAACCATATCCGCTATGTGCATCTGGCATTAAAGCTCCCGCAACTGCTACTGGTAACTTGAGTGCATCATACAATTGGTATTTTGCTTGCTCATCGATTTCATTTTCGCCATAAATCTGAAATGGTGATCTGGTAGTTTTTAAAGCGTGTTTTTTTACTTCCACTGGCTTTAGTAAACTCTCAGCAATCTTACCCCATACGCCATCACCTTGATAGGCTTCTGGATTTAATAATACTTTTTTGGCTTCTATTAATATGTGTTCTTTTTTTACTCTTTTTTGATATCGATTAATCTGACCCAATGTCACATTAATACTATTGTTTTTTGGAAAGCCTAATTTGATTAAGTCTTTTCCGCTTAATTTCTTTCCCATGATATTTCTTCTTTTATAATTTCTTGGATCTTATATTTTTTTAGATCCCTTAATTTGCTATTCGTTTTTAGCTTTTCTTTTCTACTTTTGAAGATTTGCCAATAATCTCTCCAGTTGTATTGTTTCTGTACCTCTTCGAAGTATCCGTTTTTTAGTAATTGTTGCTCTAGTAATGCATCTTCACTTTCTAGTTGAGGATCAATTCGTTTGCTATGCGTAACATATGCTTTCGTGAATTTGATCTTATAAGTACCTTTAGGTAAGTTGACATAAAACCGAAGTTTTAGTTTCTTATCCTTGGTATAATATCTAAAAGGAATACACATTCTCTGTGCACCATCACTTAACTTATTAAAGGACCTACGGCTTATGGTTGGAAGTTCTTTGTTAATTAAATATTTTGAAGTTTCCTGAAGCCATTTTTTTTCAGCTTCTTCTTTAGTTCTTCCCCAAAATGATTTTTCTAACTTTTTATGTAATTCTTCAATGTATCTTTGATTTTTATATTTTTCTACATTTTTGGTAATTACAGATTCTTTAAACCAACCATGACGAATAGGTTTTTCTAATTTTATATAACCTAGATTTCGTTGTTCTTCCCAGATTTTACGCTGTCTTTTTTGAATACGATGAATTTCTTTTTGTCTTTGGCTTTTAATATGTGCCGGTTTCATTAGACATTTTTTTAATTCATAATTGTCTTATTAATGATTCCAGCATATCTCTTGACATCTGAAACCTTAACTGTTTTGGTTACAAAATTTCATTTGATTATTATTTAGGTTAATGTTTGTTTATTTTTCGGACACTTCGACAAGCTCAGTGTGACAACTGGATATATCAATTGATCATTGACATTCTGAGTGCTAATTAATTCTAAGAAGAGTTATTAAAAATAAAAAGTCCGAAACTTTTTCTGGCTTCGGACTTTATATCAAACTGTTGTAATCAGTTTATGAGTTATAGAAGTCCCGAAGCATATACATAAAAGAACCTAGTTCTCTTGATGTATCTGTGTATATGTCTGTAAAGGTCATAGTACTTCGGTTATTAATAGTTATTATTATGTTCTGTTACACTTCGACAATGCCTGTCCTGAGCTTGTCGAAGGGCTCATTGTGACATTGCTGTATTGCGGTGCAAATATGAAATCTATTTTTTAAGTGTGCAAATTATTTTTAAATTTATTTTATTGATTTTCAATAAGTTACGCTTGTTTTTAAGCAAGGAAGCCCCTGTTCGTTTAGTGACGAATATTGATCTATTAGCTAATTAACTGTAGTTCTTATATGTATCGTTCAAATAACATTGTGTTGACAGTTCATAGTTTTTAAAAAATAATACATAAAAAAAGCGTCCATTTTTTTTTGGACGCTTTTAGAATATATCTTTTTTTAGTTTTTTATCTATGCTTTCGATCTGAAAACAGCTTTACAGCGTCCTTTTTTATGTGTATAAAATAAATTCATAGATAGTTAAAACTTGTTTTTTGTTCTTAATTCAGGTGCAAATATGGGATTATTAAGTATAAAGTTCCAAATTTCAGGAATAATTCTTTTTGATTCTGAATAAGATAACAACATTGAAATTCATTTAAGATATGATTTTTAAAACCCATATTTAATACCGATTTGTGCTCTCCATCTAGAATTTTGTAAATCTACGTTCCAAGGTTGCTCATCTGGATCGATATTAAATTGATATTGCGGTTGTTCATTTTCTATTCCAACAAAATTGAGTAAACTAAAACTTGAATTAACTACATTAGGTACAAATACTAAGCGTCCCCAATCACGATTGATAAAGTTAAACACATTTAGCATATCTAAAGATACCGTGATACTATGTCCGTTTTTTAGTTGTTTTCCATATTGCAATTTCATATCTAATTCATGATTCCAAGGAGTTTTGGCTCCATTTCTTTCTACATAATTACCTCTTCTGTTTCTTAAGTAAGAATTGTTTTCTATATAGTTGTTTAATTGTTGCCACTGTTCATTTGCTGT
This genomic interval carries:
- a CDS encoding RtcB family protein, whose translation is MGKKLSGKDLIKLGFPKNNSINVTLGQINRYQKRVKKEHILIEAKKVLLNPEAYQGDGVWGKIAESLLKPVEVKKHALKTTRSPFQIYGENEIDEQAKYQLYDALKLPVAVAGALMPDAHSGYGLPIGGVLATKNAVIPYGVGVDIGCRMCLTIYPIAISYLKGKKHQLENILSEHTKFGMYETHKIKHDHEIFEREEFKNIPLVKRLKDKAYKQLGTSGGGNHFVEFGTVAITDTENEWGLDVGTYIGVLSHSGSRGLGANIAKHYTYLATKQCPLPKHVQQLAWLDLNTHDGQEYWLAMNLAGDYAQACHDDIHARIGKLLGSRPVVKIENHHNFAWKQEVNGEECIVHRKGATPAAKGELGIIPGSMTALGFIVRGLGNPESLQSASHGAGRLHSRRKCKEKFTKSDIKKELKVNDVTLIGGGIDEAPMAYKDITKVMANQQELVEVVGTFTPKIVRMDK
- a CDS encoding 3'-5' exonuclease, which produces MKTTNTIIIIDLEATCWNGPIPKGQIHEIIEIGICLLNTETGEISENDGILIKPERSEVSPFCTELTTITQDLLDKEGISFTEACKIVRNKYQGHQRTWASYGQYDLNMMKKQCSFREIEYPLSQNHINVKELFIKTKDLQKKVGMNGALEILNIPLEGTHHRGIDDAKNIAKILNWCISHNGA
- the prfH gene encoding peptide chain release factor H; the encoded protein is MKTKIIQITAGRGPAECGWVVAQVLKLFLEEIKNSGYTYSILQREQGTENGTVQSATIQLKGKEIDHFLGNWIGTIQWIGTSKFRKHHKRKNWFIGMYEVKQEQTIAIKEKDISFQAMRSSGPGGQNVNKVNSAVRATYHPTGDQVVVMDSRSQHQNKKIAIERLKEKVNQSQLTKLQKSLSDQWENHLNIQRGNPIRVFKGTDFKKEHKKQSYASNRQQLKKDLRNELKN
- a CDS encoding DUF547 domain-containing protein — encoded protein: MKALKTPLFFLISLSFFNINSQEIVDHNAWDQILVLNVTDEGLVDYDGVTNDVLVFYKYFRYLQNISPEDHWSKEEKLAYWLNVYNATVMKMIIDEYPIASINQIENPWKRKAFKSKDVRYSLDDIEHSILRKFGDPRIHFLLNCGSMSSPRLWNRAYTSSNIGYALEERTREFINDPQRNQINSKTVRISQLFEWYEDDFASNHMDVIDFINEYSTITIDKQITKKYVTYDWSINKNDKKTPITSNN